The Streptomyces cyanogenus DNA segment CCTCAGGTAGTGGTCCAGGACTGCATCTGGCCACTTGGGGTCGGCGCGCAACTCGCGGGCACACTGCAGCTCGCGTTCGACCCGCTTACGCTGCGCCTCCTCGTCCCGCCTCTTCCAGGCCTCGTCGCGCGCTCTCTGTTGGGCACGCACCCTACGGCTGGTCCGCTCGCCCGACAGGAAGTGGAGGAGAAGGAGGAACAGCACGAAAGCCCCGACGAGGCCAAGCAGCACGAGCCCCAATTGCCCGAGCAGTTCTAATGCATCCGCGTACAACGTCGCCGCCGCAGGCATCGGATCCCCCTATCGGACTCGCCCGTCGCCCAGCCGCGTTGCCGTGCCTGACTGTGGCCAGTCGACACCCAGAAGTTAGCAGCTGTTTGGGGTGTTCCATCCTTGATCGCCTGGAATGGAGCCACGCGATCTCCCGCTCAGGCCCCTCCAAGACGTCGTTTCAGTTGGTAGATCGAGGACCGGAGTCCGATGCGAGGGCGGCCAGCCGCCGCAGGCGTCGGAAGTACCGAAGTTCTTCCGCTTCGGTCGTCGAGGCCAGGACCTGGTCCAGGTCTGCGACGCAATCGCGCAGGATCCGGTTTCGCTCCGCGTCGAGGCACCCACCCTTGTTCTGCCGGGCGGACACGCATCCGGCGACGGTCGCGTCGAGCAGCACGATGTCGATGCCGCCCGGCTCCGCTCCACGCAGTCTGGCGGGGAAGGGCGCGTCCAGATGTTCCTGCCACAGACACGCGATGGTGGCTCCATGCTCACTCGTTCTGCTCACACGGCTCATCTTCCTGCAGGGGCCCGGCTTGGGCGTCGCTGATCTGCAGAGGCGGTCGCTCGGCAACCAAAGACGACCGATGACGACCACCGCGCACGAGCCCACCATTTCTGAGCAGCGAAAACGCAGGTCACCAAGATCCCGGCAAGACCCAGGGCCGACTCGCTTCGATCAGGCTCCTTGCCTATGGGTTTCTCGCAGTCAGGGAGCTCCATTGGCTACCGTCCGGCGACGATCCCCTCGACCGCACCGAGGACCAGGTGCCACGGATATTCGTCCGGGTTGGTTACCCCGTCCCGGCTGGTTCGGGACAAAACCCAACCACCTGGTCGACGTCACCGCAGATCACTCTCAGCCCGTCTCGTCCTGCTGCTGCCAGACGCGGGGCCAGTTGCCGGACGGTGGGGGAGGCCCCGAGATGCCCAGGTCACGGCGTGCGAGAGCGTAGAAGTCGTCACGTGCTCGGCTCATCTGCCGAACCGCTCTCTCCCAACCGGCAAGGTCGTCCTTCAGGCCTCGAGCATAGAGTTCGACGTTCCACACGGCCTCGTGCCACTTGCGAGCCGCCCCTATGGTCTCGGCATCCCCGACGAGCAGGACGGATTCCCACTCGGCTGCACGCCGCGCCTCGGCCTCGGCGAGCTGGGTGAGGCCCTGTTCCGGATCCAGCGGGTCCACAGCGTGCTGGAATCCCCTTGCTGCCCCTAAGCGCTGCGCAATGTTGATCTGATGCTTCAAGGCGTTTGCATAGGATGTGTAGGTGTCCAGCCTCTTCTGATCCCAGCGTTCGGTTCTGGCCCGTCGCCACCGGTTCCGTTCCGTGAGGCTGGCCGCCACGTAGGAGCCGACGGCTCCTACGACAACGCCGACCAAGGCAGGCAACTGCTCCCACAAGGCCGATCCCCCTATGAGTGACGCAGACGGTCGGAGACACAGTGCCGTACTGAGCGGCTTCGGGGTAGGTGGCACGTCCCCCTGAGGAAGCCATACGGCGAGGCCGGCAGGTTGGTCCACGGGGAACTGGGCGCGCGCCGGCAGGAAGCGGGAGCGTGTGGCTCCGGTCAGGATCCGGCGGGTGGGAGGGGGAGGGTGGCGAGTTCGCTCAGGAGTCGGGCCGCCGGGGCCGGGGCGACCAGCCACTTCAGGTGGCTGCTGGTGAGGGTGCGGACGTCGTAGGGGTTCTGCGGTGTCAGCGCGTTTCCCTCGCGGATCATCCGGTCCTGCATGGCGAGCGGCACGCTGGTGTCCTCGGTCAGCCGGACGTACGTCTTGGGGATCCGCCCCCAGGTGCCGGCCTGCGCCCGGTCTTCGGACGTGCCGGCGTCGAGGTTCTCGTCGGGCTGGAGCGTGTTGAGGAAGACCATGAACTCCTCGTCCGTACCGTCGGCGAGGAAGGCCGCCTTGAAAGCCGCGAGGACGGCGGGCGCGGCGGTGCGGAAGTTGGCGCGCAGCAGCCCGAGTTCGGCCGGGTTACCGACCATGGCCGAGGCCAGCCCCGTGGTGTCGACCGTGGCCATCTCGGGTTCGGCGTAGTAGGCGCTGACGTCGAGGTCGACGGGGCACCAGGCGGAGACGTAGACGATGCGGTCGATCAGGTCGGGCCGCCGGTTGGCCGCGGCGGTGGCCGTCACGCCGCCGCGGCTGTGCGAGACGAGGATGACGGGCCCGTTCCGCTTGGCCCGTTCCAGTATCCCGATGAGGTGCGCGGCGTTGTCGGCGAGGGTTACTCCCTTGATCGCCCCGGGCGTGGTGGCGAGCGCCTCGAGGTCCTGCGGCGCCTGGTAGGCCCGCGGGTACGTCGCGGCGAATCCGTGCCCCGGAAGGTCGACGGCGACGGAGCGGTGTCCGAGGAGGCCGAGTTCGGCCTGGAGCGGCGCGAAGCAGAAGGAGTTCGCGAAAGCTCCGTGAACCAGTACGAACGTCGGTTGCATCTGTCTGCTCACTTTCTGGCCTCTGCGGCCTTGGCGGCACGCGCACCGCTCGTTCCGGCACCGCGAACACCTCACGGCCGGGGCACGAGTTGTCGTCCCGCGACGCGCCGTCCCGCCATGGAGGCGTCCTCGTGCGGGACGAGCGGCGGCGGTCAAACGCCGGTCGGCGAGGGCGAATCAGTGAACAGCCGTCCGCCGTCGGAGGGTTCACAGTAGTCAGTGAGAGATCATCGCACTACTCGTACGAGCCGTTCCGCTTGTGCACGTCACCGCCGCCTCGGCTCGGCCGTCCGACCCGACATGGGCCCTCCGGCCGTGCTAGCCCTCCGGATCCCAGGCCTGGAGCCGGTCGAAGAGGGCTCGGTCGCCGGTGAGGGTGAGGGAGTCCAGCGGGATGCGGCCGTGCAGGGCGAGGACCAGGTCGCGGGCCGTGGCGCGCGCGGAGGCGGTGGCCGCGTCCGGGTCGTCCACGGCAGCGGGGGCGGACGGGGTGAGACGGGTGCTGCGGGCGCCGTCGGCGGTGAGCGTGAGGCGCCACGAGCGGCCCTCGGTGGCGTGGAAGTCGACGGCGGCGGGCTTGTGCGGCCAGAAGCCCTTCCACGCGCAGCTGGTGGACAGGAACTCCTCGACACCGTCGAGTGCCACCTCGTCCGGCAGCGGCTGCGGGGCGCCCAGGGTGGTCTGGGCGTCGTAGGTGTGCACCGCGGCCTCATGGACCTGGTGCCGGGCGACGGCGCCGGAGGTCTGCGGGGACTCCGACGGCCCCCACCACGTCCAGCAACCGCGGTCCGGGCCGGCCTCCCGCAGCGCGCTCAGCAGGCGCTTGGCCGACTCGGCCGACCAGGCCAGCAGGGCCTCGCGCTCCCGGGGCGTTTCCGGAGGCGTTTTCGGCAGGCGAGTGCCGGCGGGCCCCGCGGCGACGGTGGCGGCCCAGTAGCGCTGTCCCCCGCCCAGGTGCCGCACCAGATCGAACAGCGTCCACTCGGGGCAGGTCGGCACCTGCTCGTCGAGGCTGGACGCGGAGGCGACCGCGGCACGGAAGGCGGTCGACCGTTCGTCGATCAGCCGCAGGAGAACGGGGAGCTCCGGAGTCTTTTCCACGCCGGATGTCTATCAGCGGGCGCCGCCGCCCGGACAGCGGTTTTCCCGGGCGGCGGCACCAAGCGCCCTCGGCGGTCCGCCCACGGCTGCGGACCGGCCGGCACCGGGACGGAAGGGTGCCGGTCCCGGAGCCGTCAGGTCAGGTCGGGTACGCAGCCGAACCAGTTCACCGTGTGGTCGTCCCGCGTGTAGCCCAGGCATCTGATGGTCTTGTCGTGCAGGGTGCTGGTGCCGTCGAGGTCCTCGCCCAGGTAGTCGTTCTTGTGGCGTGGCTGTACGAG contains these protein-coding regions:
- a CDS encoding maleylpyruvate isomerase family mycothiol-dependent enzyme, with the protein product MEKTPELPVLLRLIDERSTAFRAAVASASSLDEQVPTCPEWTLFDLVRHLGGGQRYWAATVAAGPAGTRLPKTPPETPREREALLAWSAESAKRLLSALREAGPDRGCWTWWGPSESPQTSGAVARHQVHEAAVHTYDAQTTLGAPQPLPDEVALDGVEEFLSTSCAWKGFWPHKPAAVDFHATEGRSWRLTLTADGARSTRLTPSAPAAVDDPDAATASARATARDLVLALHGRIPLDSLTLTGDRALFDRLQAWDPEG
- a CDS encoding alpha/beta hydrolase, whose translation is MQPTFVLVHGAFANSFCFAPLQAELGLLGHRSVAVDLPGHGFAATYPRAYQAPQDLEALATTPGAIKGVTLADNAAHLIGILERAKRNGPVILVSHSRGGVTATAAANRRPDLIDRIVYVSAWCPVDLDVSAYYAEPEMATVDTTGLASAMVGNPAELGLLRANFRTAAPAVLAAFKAAFLADGTDEEFMVFLNTLQPDENLDAGTSEDRAQAGTWGRIPKTYVRLTEDTSVPLAMQDRMIREGNALTPQNPYDVRTLTSSHLKWLVAPAPAARLLSELATLPLPPAGS